The Anabas testudineus chromosome 1, fAnaTes1.2, whole genome shotgun sequence genomic sequence GAAGTTACTTTCTTTATCCTCTTTTTgccatttcctttttgtttttgatttgatagTGGGCTACTTTTAACCTACGTTTGGCTCTAACTTATGTGATTCTCTATTTGCACCCTTTGCATTTCTAAGTTACCTTAGATTATTTCAATATATATCAAAATAATTGTTATGTTAGGCTAAAAATCCGGTGAAGAAAATGgctttatagattttttttttataatatataattgtTCAAATGTATACTTttcagcagtaaaataaaaaaaacctctaTCAGTACGTTTTAAGTAAATTTTAAGAGACATTTGCTCTTTCAAAATAGGTAAGGTAATAGGTAAGTAGATTGTGttgtacattttttacatttgtgtcgATTGTGTGAGTTGTGAAACTTGTGCTGTTAATTGCATATCTTGTTGTGTATGTGCTACTATAACTTTTGTCCTCCCACCTGTGCACTGTCTGTTGTTCTCTTCCAACTCCCTCAATCCATACAGTATAACCACTAGACACCCTGCCTATCCTTATTGTTCAAGAAGAACACAAGTGTGGCCACAGGATCCCAACTGTACCCATCcagacagtaaattaaaaagtttttaatgtctttttaatagatttactgaatttaaatgtttttacttgtgCCATTTATTAAATCAGTTCATTAATTGCATTCTGTAAGACACTTTATTTCAAATGACATCATATTATTTAGGGCTGctcaaacattacatttagctCATGTTTCTGTTACAGACGAGGGACAAACAATTGGCATTTTTATGAGTTTAATggttatttaaaaacattacgCTACACAGtaggaaacagcagagagtaACGACACCTGTGAGACCTTCAGAGagacatacatatatacaagtATACACCAAGATGCCCACTGACCCTCTTCTGTCCATTGGAGTCGATACGTCAACACGGCCGCCATATTGGATCAGGGaatcttatgtgtgtgtggaggacgAGGGTTTCCACTCGTAATATCTCATTTTACAGCCGATTTCTTCAGAACTTGGATTCTGTGTTGTATGTAAATAACATCTGTCCATGTCTTTATATAACACTTGGGAAGCTATTAACAAAAACTTATCATATCGTTAACGTTTCAATACAGATATAACTTGAAtctattttacagtatgtcatgTTAGTATCATGAAACAGTTTAAAGAGACACTAGACTATACTGGTCCAAATTAACACTGCAAATCATAATGACAACGCTGATGGATAAACAtaaattgtacatttgtttttacataaatattattttgtaacTTAGTAGCATTATTCCTTATCACTtaattcaacatgtttttaacaataaaatattataagaCAACTTCTCCCCTTTTGAAATCATATTTTTCATTGCATGGCTTTGATATTTCTTTCATTAGACAAAAGTCAATAGTTTTCTATTACTTCAACTGGTCAGTGCAGAACACAGTCCCGATCCAATATGGCGGCGCGACAAACGCATTTCAGAAGCCCTGATGCGGCATCTTCGTGTTTATATCTATGTCATTACTGCCGCACGGTGTAACTGAGCACGACACGACTTCCTGTGTCTGCTCGTTTTAAATGTCACACTGTTCCTGGTGCCGAACAGCtgtatttcttgttttcagTAAGTAATGTCATAACTTTGTTAGGTTAGGCGTAGTATGAGATTTCCTCCGGTGCAGCCTCCTAGTAAAGTTAGCAAGGCGGCTAACGCTAGCTAAACTAACAGGCGGTGGTGCGTTTGCGTCCAGCTGCTACCTTCAGTTTTTGGACACACTGACATTGGGACAGAGAGGACAGCGATGTTGCAGCTGGAGGATGAAGTCACTCTGTACTCGGTCGTCTTCGTGGTGCTCTTGCTCGGTACCAGGAGCCCGGTGTGGACCACGGTCCTCACCGCCTCCCTCTACCTCTTTCTGGCTATGTTCCGGTTCCCCCAGGTACCGACCAGCCGGGTCCGGCAGGTGCTGCACCCAACCAAGGGCACGGTGGGCTCCGGCAAGGTGTCGGTGGTCGCTCACAGGGGCGGTGGACATGACGCCCCGGAGAACACGATCGCAGCCATCCGTGAGGTGAGAGGAACCTATGGGACTGTCTGATCCACTGCATCGTGTTTTCTAGACAAGAAGAAGATTTAGTATGCAGCAGTTTCATGGTCATCACCTGGTTACTTAAAtgcatgtaaacgcactgaTTTCATTGTACTGTATTATACAGAACAAGGTAGTGGACTGTGACCTGTGAGTGGACATCAAAAACTGTCAGACCTGTATCCACTAGTAGCACAGTTTAGGCCAACGTTGTACACTTTTGTAAATCAATGTTAGTACAAAGGTGATcgcagttttttcttttcatgtgaactcagttttcacattaaaatcagCCTGAACCCTAAGATACCATCAACGTTTTGGCCATAGagccattttacatttgtgcatttgttacATGATCAGTAACGAATCCTCCTAGAACACTTTTACTAGACTCTTTTACTTGTCTCTTTTATTCTAGGCCAGTAAGAATGGGGCGACAGGTGTGGAGTTGGACCTGGAGTTCTCAGCAGACGGCGTCCCAATACTGATGCACGATGAGACTGTAGACCGGACCACTAACGGGTCAGGACTGCTTAGCCAGATGAGACTCTCTGACCTGAGTGAACTGGACGCAGCTGCTAAACATCGACTCCGGTAAGAAGAAAGCACGTTCAGTAGCTATAAGACATATACAATCACACAGGCTTTGGCCAATATCTTTGATTGCAGTGGACGCTTTAGATGACTGAgatgaagattctcagtcatccaggtgaagctGCTTGGATCAGTAGTAAattacactgcctgtccaaaacaaagtcaccaccatttaactaagcaaataggtaagagcctcccgctggataattactgcatggacgattatttttcagctggcaacaagttatttaacacaaactgatgagtgagcagcttctcatttcttaaacgtattgaaacgatgccatgGTGGATGcttgctgtaatcaaagctgaaGGCTGTCCAACAAAATTTTTTTTGGACGTGCAGTGACTTCCAACCTGACAAGAACAAAGTCCAGTTGACTCAAGTTCCAGATTAGATTTAAGATTATGCATTTTTTTCAGGCAAATACAGAACCAGTTTGTATAAACTTTATGTTACAGATTGTTTTGTACAGGACGATCTTCTGTGTCTCTACCACTTTGTTGTAATTGTCAGTGAGATAATCATCTGAAGTAGCAGCGGTTAATCAGTGCTCTGAAACTTTACATCAAAACCTTAACAAAACCATTGTAGTGATGGTGGGAGAAATGCAAGCTGATtggcaaaaaaacataaaaggaaaaaagaagtgttttttCAATGGCTCTAAGCTTTGGTGGTGTGGCAGCAGGTAAGACAAGTCGAACATGTTTTTTGGGAAAGCTGGAGGATAAGAGTGTTGGCTTCATACCATTTTAGGGCCTTGTGTCTAATCTTTGGTTACAGTTATTACAAACGCCACAAATGCTGGGCTGTTTTTCCATCTCACGTGTATTTTCTGATGTAGAAATGCCTGTAACAGTAAACATTGacaagtgaaaaacattttgctatAATAAATTCAGAAAGGAGAGTGAGACAAGTTGCTAATAATACACAGAGATGCTGTTGGTAATAGACATAAGACAAATAATCCAGAGGGActctaaaaaaaacagacttcagagcaaacataacaaaaaagaaagatacaaaataaaaacgtACATTATTCTCAACATGAACAGAGTAATGTAGACAGTCCTGCGAGAAATATGAAAGCATACACTAATTACAGCAACATTAAATCATGTTGAAAGACCTTCAGTATCACTGTTATGCTCCCCAGCAGTGGTCaaccaacaaagacaaatgtgagCACAACACATAGGAAACTAAAGGCTTCTGTTGAAGAGAGTGGGAGTCCACCATCGGAAGAACATTGAATAGCATGGATGTGCATGGTTTCAGTGTTGTGAGTTGCAGATTCACAGCGAGGAAGCAgctactgttaaaaaaaaaaaagccatgcAACTGGATGATGGAACTCAGGGAtgtagaggaccaagaactgaacCCAGCAGCACACCAGGGGAGAGGCAGTCAGAGTAAGACACTTAACCCTCCCAAGATATGTTGAAGGTATGTCCAGACAAGTAGGACTTAAGCCAGGCCAGAGTTGTATCAGTGATGCCCAAGTCAGAGAGTGCAGacaggaggatctggtggttcacagtgtcaaaggctgcagatagatcaaggAAGATTAAGACGGaagactgagctgcagcttttgcagcCCGCAGGGATTCCACGAcgttctgtggagtgaccactctttAGGCCAGAcagattgacatcaaggaggttgttcctAGAAAGGAAGTCATTCAGTTCATTGAAGACTGCTTGTTCaatagaagaagagagacaggccTGTAAATCTCCAGAAGAGAGTGGTCAAGAGTCAGTTTCATGAGGAGTCTGTTCAAAagagagaactgggagctgatggctgcctACTTGAATGCCCTCATCTAGGTCTAAAATCCCTCTGGTCTATTGCGCTCTGCCAGTGAATGATGTCCCGTGGTCCCCGCACATGCCTCACCTGAAAAGATCCCAGACTAAACCATTCCGCTCAGCGGTTTCACAATGGTGGAACAAACAACCCAGGCTTGCTCCCAATTTGATCAAATCTGCTGAAAACTGCTATTGCACAACTTTCTTTGcacttaaatctaaaaaaacaaacaaacaaaaaaaacttacaCCTCATGAAACAAACAGTTCGAAGTTTTTCTCGTTGGGTTAGATATTTagcttgccttgtacctcattTGTAAGCTGCTGTggataaatgattaaatgtaaatgtaaatgtaagcatTGTGTTTGGTGACAACCAAAAACTGCATTCTGAAATAAGACGCTGAAGCGTGGTGATGgcagcatcatgatttgggcctgcttgGCTGCCTCTGGACTAGGACAGCTTGCCATCATTAATGGCGCTATGTTGGCCTACATCCGGAGTGGGGAAATTATTTTAACACACCATTTACTGAAGTTCACAAATAgatatttaagacatttttgttttttaattaatatttgtaactcatttgttttcatttatgaATTTCTAGAACGTGTAAAAAAGTTTAAGTCATATTTATTTAGGAATAAAGAAAATGGTAAATGACTTACAAATGTCTAAGCTactgtaaaagtaaagtttCCGAGTCATCTAAACAGTGGAGAACAAATTCATTCAGTCATAATGTTAAAATAGGCCAATGCTCTGCATAATTACACATCACATCAATGTCTCCTCTTCTACCAGGGAGAAGTTTGCTGGGCAGAAGATCCCAACCCTGGAGGAGGCAGTGGAGGAATGCATCAAACTGCAGCTTACCATCTACTTTGATGTCAAAGGTCATCCAGATGAGGTGCAGCCAACAGAACTAACAAACAGAACGACTTGATTATGTTCAATCTGTCTGTTATACTTTGTTGATTTAATTGATCTGTAAGTAGTCAACATTACATAATGATGAGAACATGGTGTTGTGGTGTTGTGGTCCACAGAACAGCCCAGtacaaaataatcaaaatatactgtataaatgttCCAGTCCGGAAGCAACGGGTCAGTAACTCAGGGGTTACTGTAGTTGTAGTGAGGGTCAAAAGTAATTCCATTACTTTGTACTTCAGTtctgtgttaatgtttaaaGGGGTGGGTGAAAAATTAGATTGAAATAAGAATGGTTCATATCGAATCAATTCACAAATGTAACAAATACACTTTTGGAAGAATActgacacaaaaaacacagaattaaaaaaaaaggtctgtgcaacacagacaacatacgacacacacacacacacacacacacacagtacatggGTTTTGAAGTTCATCGTAAGGTACAAACATCTGAGCACATTTTACTGACTTTACAATAGGTTTGCCAGACGTAGGTAAAGATTTTAGTCAAGGAAAAGCAACTTAATCTGTTAAATAATTCTTACTCAAAcaccttcttctgcttttttatttcctaGAACGACCCTCATCAGAACCAGTCCTATCATTCACCACGTGTTGGGGTTCTATTAGTGAATAACAGTTCCTAACTGTGGCTTTAGTTCTGGGAAAAAGGTTTTATGTGGCCTGTGTGCAACATAAAGATAACAGTACAAGATGAATAAATAGACAATCATTAGCTGCGTGGCTCATCGTTGCCACTGAAATGTACCATAACATGTCCAGAATACTTATTCCAGTTTGTGCTGAATTATGGAACAAACCAAACCccctaaacacacagacacatgttcaGTGAGGACATTGCCACGGGTAAGGCGTAGTTTGTTTACAGGGTAACATATTGCGTCATTACTACATATTTGTACTCAGACAacttgtgaaaatgtgagttTCTTGTTTCCGACAGTTCAAACTAGTTGAGCCAGTGACAGAGTTCATGCCATTTAATCTtgcatattaaaaaacaaacaaactgaatttcAGTTTGCATCTTTGTACTTTCACACTTCCTAACTCAGCACATTTTTCGATGAGTAAGGAATGCAAACCTGCATTCGTGTTCGTTGTTTCGGCCAGTGACTTTCTTGAGTTCAGGACCCACAGCAGTGTTTTCTAGACACAGCTGCTAGTTAGCATCACGTGGttggacacaaaaacacacactgtacacagttGACTGACCTACAATAACAGCgtgtttctcctctcctctcaggcAGCCGCAGCCCTTAAAGAACTGTATAAGAAACATCCAGTCCTCTACAACAGCAGCATCGTCTGTTCCTTCGAGCCCAAAGTCATCTACAGGGTAGGAGGGATCTTTGGCCTTTGTTGGAAGTCAGTGTTTGTGCACGGTGTACTGCTCTTGAACAAAGTTAGATTTGCTGTGTTGGCTGTGTACGTTAGGTTAACCAGCCAACCTTTCCCTTTTAGAAAACATCATTGCTCCGTGTTTGTATACAAGCTGGGAAAACCAGACTAGTACAGATTAcataacagaaaacaaatgacaggTTTTCACTAGTTATTCTGTTTATGGGTCATTTTGAGCTTGAACACTGTACTGAACAGGCTGGTACTGCGAATTGCTACAACGTCTACACAGCCTAACACAGTGGTAACTGATTTTAATAaacagttatatatatatatatatatatactgtatatactgtatgtgtatatatatatatatatatatatatatatatatatatatatatatatatatatactgtatatatatgtatatactgtatatatgttgtGAAGAATAATTCTTGGCGTATGTTCCCCTGCGGCCCAGATGAGGCAGAGTGATCCAGAAGTGGTCACAGCATTAACCCACAGGCCGTGGAGCCTGAGTCGGTTTGGAGATGGCTCCCCGCGTTTCTCGTCACTATGGAAACACCACTGGATGACACTAATGGACGTAGTGTTGGACTTGGCCCACCATCACGTGCTGTGGAAGCTGTGTGGAATCTCAGCCTTCCTGATCCAGAAGaactttgtttcactgtgagTTTCTGctgaggtcacacacacacacacacacacacacacacacacacacacacacacacacacacacacacatattctcatCCTCACTAGAATTTAGTTTCCAGATACTAAGGACTTTCTTAGCCTTGTGAGACTGTCATTCTTTGGTTCTCACTGTGTTTGCTTAACAAACCGATATCCAGTAAACGGCGCAGAACATGCTTAAACGTTCTGAATGTTTCATAGAAGAAACACAGTATGGACAGCCTGTAACGGTAGAATCTAGTCACTTTAAAATGTCTACATCATGTTCACGGCAGAGAATAATTTCCTGTGTGTCTACAGGGACTATGTGCAGTACTGGGCCCAGAGAGGGGTGGAGGTTGTAGCCTGGACAGTCAACACAAAAGTGGAGAAAGAGTATTACCACGATGTGCTCCAAGTCAACTACATCACTGACAGCCTGGTGGAAGACTGTGAACCTCATTACTGAGAGACACTTGAACCCAGCACAAGATttgctcaaacacacagttattatagagatacatgcacacatggaaCCAACGTTTTCACTGCTCACCAACCATATGTGGCATCAGGTAAGAGAACACTCGCCACTCTTTCCATGCCATCTCCATGCGCACCGCTGTgattgtgtttaatttttctttGAGGCGATGAGACTGGGTGTCACAGCTAACATCAGATAACATCACACCAAGTAACAGGTTTAATTTTGactgaatcattttaatttgatcatGACTTCAGTCACACGTGGTGATGTTCCTGACGTGTTTATAGACATTTGAATACAAACATTTTGGTAATACTTATACTTATTATAATACTGTTATAGAAGCtaaacaaatgtactgtattcaCAAACTCAGGagtgaaatgatttttttttctttttattttactatatatAATGCCTATAATGTCATGCACTGTCTGTGCTTACTGATTtagaagaaatacaaataaacattttataccTTTGAAAAAAGCGggaatgaaactgaaatgtagAATAGAATAAGATACATATAAATAGGTTTTAGTGTCACTCATCAGTGTAGCGCCAGAAGCTTCTAATGTGTTAATTTATGATGGCCGCACAGTGTTACAGgtgtatacatacacatattaGACATAATATGCTACAGTTTAGTAccatattattatttctaaataataatgtgatacTTTTTAGGAAACATTGTTTAATTCTCTGTAGTGGAGCCCACTAGTAAACTGTGTAGAGCAGATGACATTGactaatatttcagttttacctcTGTCAGTGCGTCTCTCATAAGGAGACATCATTCTGCATCTCATTTCATAGATTTTATAGGTATAAGTAACACAGTACTGCATATAGAAACACAGTAGGCCCGAGCAAAGGAACAGTAAGGGACCAGGTAAGAATAAGTGGTTAAGGATGGAATACATAGACATTTTTAAGGCTTTAAAATGATCTCAGACGCCAACTGCTGACAGTGAATATAACTCAATTAGTAACACTAACAGCATCTCTGTTGTCATCAGAGTAGAAGTAAGCTGTGCCCAAGAACCAGCATGTGCAATATCAGGTCTCTAGAACTGGATCATCGAAAAGATACTGTTTGAAGTTCACTATGTAAAAGGGTGTGGCAAACATGGATACCTGTAATCATATATGattcatgtttacatttaatttattctgaGCAGCAGGTGAAATACTTTTTGTCCTGTCATTACCAGTCAAAACATTGAAGGATAGAATCATGAAGATTTGAGTTCATATGATTGAGTACTGTaatgaatgattgaactgaatAAAATGCTGGACATTGGAAGTGAATTGGTTGTCGTTAAATGATTTCTCACAGATGGGGACAGCGGACAGCAGTTCCAGCTGATGTCCTGCATCTACACCCTTCAAGAGACTGATATTATTCAATAGATCAACACCAACACCCTAAACGTGCACACAACCTTCATTCATCCACCATAGTTGTTATTGTCGACTGATGGAAAAACATCTTTCCCGTTGAACATCTGTACACATAGTTCTAAACAAATACCATGTTCTGAAAGTGTGAAGGGACAGAGTGAAAGCTGATAACTGTTCCTTCTTCAGCATAAAATGGCCATTTGACCTTAGTCTGGCCTCTCTACTGTTAAAGCTAAGCCTGTGTAGTGTGGACTGTTGATGATTAGCCTCTTGGCCTGGAGACTCAGGTGACTGACCCAGATAGTACAGATGAAGTGGGGGGTGAGTGGGAGGTGTAGTGTTGGATATCACACTGGATAAGCCTGTCTGAGCTGCTTCTTGTCCCGAATGCTGATTGTCAGCTCACGCTGTGCAGGTGAAAATCACCTGTAGTGTCACTGTTAtgtatttaaagttaaacaggAATGCTACAAAAGGTTTCAGCAGTGCCATTAGCCCTCATATAGCATAAAGATAAAGTGGCTGACAATTAAAGAGAGCAGCTCAcaagtttgttttgtctggcaCTATTATTGTTGTCAGTCcttgaattaaatttaattgaatttctgTCATTTCATAAAAAGTAGGCTGAAAACAATCTGTAGACTCTGCAGAAAAATCTCAGCTTTAATTCACTTTTTTCATCATGTTTGGTTTAATAGGTGAAAGGTGAGGCTGTCGCTCCGCCCACAAAACTACGTGTGAGGGGCGTGCGGTGACGTCACGGGGGGAGGGTGTCTGACCACAGGTAAACAGAAACACCGTGAGCGGAAATGTCAGTACTGTaactccaaaataaaagcctccaAATTAATCTAAACTCTAAACTCCTATTAGACATCACCGGTAAAGAATACATTTACCATTAGAAAACAATGTATAGATGTACATGAAAGTTATGGTTTGCAATTACAAGTGGTTGAATAATAAATTCACCATCTCCATAAAGAGGTACATAATAGTATGTGGTATATAACTATCCAGATAACACTGGTTTTATTTGCACGTTTTTTGCTAAACTAAAATGTGCACCAGCCTATTTTTTatgcacttttctttctttcatctttaaGAAAATCGGAAACAATATGGGTTAATACTGAAACGTGGACGTCATTTAAGAAGACTTACTAAATAAGCAGCACAGCCTGATGGAGggcatttattttgaaaatggtGTCCGGAAGTCGGGTTCCTCATTCTGCCAGGCTCGACTCAGCGTGGTCTGTTTCCGTGCTGATGAAAATATCCCAGTGTGCCGCGTCCTTGTGTCCGTCACTCAGCGGTGGTGTCGCAGTCAATCTCAGCGGAGCAGAGAGGACGCAGTGA encodes the following:
- the gde1 gene encoding glycerophosphodiester phosphodiesterase 1, with product MLQLEDEVTLYSVVFVVLLLGTRSPVWTTVLTASLYLFLAMFRFPQVPTSRVRQVLHPTKGTVGSGKVSVVAHRGGGHDAPENTIAAIREASKNGATGVELDLEFSADGVPILMHDETVDRTTNGSGLLSQMRLSDLSELDAAAKHRLREKFAGQKIPTLEEAVEECIKLQLTIYFDVKGHPDEAAAALKELYKKHPVLYNSSIVCSFEPKVIYRMRQSDPEVVTALTHRPWSLSRFGDGSPRFSSLWKHHWMTLMDVVLDLAHHHVLWKLCGISAFLIQKNFVSLDYVQYWAQRGVEVVAWTVNTKVEKEYYHDVLQVNYITDSLVEDCEPHY